In a genomic window of Bacillota bacterium:
- a CDS encoding glycosyltransferase, giving the protein MTRSVDVVEFQLEMYEAILPEAIAELRLIAEPLKGLHVLHVNATPLGGGVSELLRSVIPMERALGIDSRWLVITGDERFFLVTKSIHNALQGGNYTLTEMDKETYIAYNSLNAKALAKDFDIIFVHDPQPAALCKFRPDIKAKWIWRCHIDTSSPEPGVWDFLLPYICAYDASVFTLHEFMPPQLQNLLRVEIIPPGIDPLSPKNIDIPEELARKLLDWTGIPMDGPVICQVSRYDPWKDPLGVIEVYRLIKRERPDVRLVFIGSMALDDPEGWEIYDKVITAKNQDDHIHVFTNFHGMSDIQVNAFQRMSDVIIQKSLKEGFGLVVSEALWKGTPVVANRTGGIPMQLAGGGGYLVDSIQQAAQRILELLSNPTEAIAEGNRGKQYVKDNFLITRFVRDNLKLMQSLISTAMA; this is encoded by the coding sequence ATGACGAGGAGCGTCGATGTTGTTGAGTTTCAACTGGAAATGTATGAGGCAATTCTACCGGAGGCTATCGCAGAGCTTCGCCTTATAGCAGAGCCATTAAAAGGCCTGCACGTGCTCCATGTAAACGCTACTCCCCTTGGCGGAGGCGTATCTGAGCTACTTCGATCAGTTATTCCAATGGAGAGAGCTTTAGGCATTGACTCTAGATGGTTGGTAATTACCGGAGATGAACGATTTTTTCTCGTTACGAAGTCTATCCATAATGCTCTTCAAGGCGGCAATTACACGCTTACTGAAATGGATAAGGAGACATACATAGCCTACAATAGTTTAAACGCAAAGGCGCTCGCTAAGGATTTTGACATCATTTTTGTTCACGACCCCCAGCCCGCAGCGTTGTGCAAGTTCAGACCCGATATAAAAGCAAAGTGGATTTGGAGGTGCCATATCGACACATCCAGCCCCGAACCAGGCGTTTGGGATTTCCTTCTGCCGTACATTTGCGCCTACGACGCATCTGTCTTTACCCTGCATGAGTTTATGCCGCCGCAGCTACAGAATCTTCTTAGGGTAGAAATAATTCCACCTGGCATCGACCCCTTGAGCCCTAAGAACATAGACATACCTGAAGAACTGGCCAGAAAACTGCTTGATTGGACCGGAATACCAATGGATGGACCGGTGATTTGCCAAGTATCCCGGTATGACCCCTGGAAGGACCCTCTGGGAGTGATTGAGGTGTACCGGCTTATAAAAAGAGAGAGACCTGATGTTCGTTTGGTCTTTATAGGCTCGATGGCTTTAGATGACCCGGAAGGCTGGGAAATATATGATAAGGTAATTACCGCAAAGAATCAGGACGACCACATACACGTATTTACCAATTTTCACGGCATGTCTGATATTCAGGTCAACGCATTCCAGAGAATGTCGGATGTCATTATACAAAAATCCCTAAAGGAAGGATTTGGGCTTGTTGTGTCGGAGGCTCTTTGGAAGGGCACTCCGGTTGTTGCTAATCGTACAGGGGGCATCCCTATGCAGCTTGCTGGAGGGGGCGGATACCTTGTTGACAGCATACAACAGGCTGCACAACGAATACTGGAGCTTCTATCAAATCCCACAGAAGCTATTGCAGAAGGAAATCGTGGTAAGCAGTATGTAAAAGACAATTTCTTGATAACCCGCTTTGTAAGAGATAATTTAAAGCTTATGCAATCCCTTATCAGCACTGCAATGGCATGA
- the recG gene encoding ATP-dependent DNA helicase RecG, producing MDKPDNLPSTKDMPPKFLDNAAASSLKYPVSKVRFVGPTIKSALERLGIETVGDLLFHFPHRYIDLSKRKKISELKVGEKATIVGEIREVKLWRGRRGTRVINVKIYDGTGYITGTWFNQDFIARRLKKGMQVTLSGKVEYKYQALQIENPFYDVLSERNSESIHSGRIVPIHPVTQSLTTNTMRRIVKNALDDFGDIDDPLPDSVIKEHGLLPKATALSEIHFPSTRELLIKARTRFIFEELFLMQVGLAIRKKRVEKQMNGASHRSDGELLRLFYNILPFELTGDQRKAISEIQADMEKPFPMNRLLQGEVGSGKTVVALAALLTAVQSGYQATMMAPTEILARQHYLKIKDILDKLGVSVALLTGGLNLKERTSLAKEISDGDIDIVIGTHAIIQDSVVFKRLGIVVIDEQHRFGVEQRIILKEKGYYPDVLVMSATPIPRTLSLTLYGDLDVSIIRELPGSKKIGENVETIHLDDANRGLAYEIIRTEVAGGRQAYIVCPLIEESDKLEVKAVMDETDRLRNEVFPDLRVGLIHGRMKSVEKESVMKQFNEGKLDILISTTVIEVGIDVPNATVMLIEDADRFGLAQLHQLRGRIGRGKRKSYCILFANPSTEEGKKRIKAICSIKNGFQLAEADLQIRGEGQIFGTRQSGLPDLKIAKLPRDIEILSIAREAAFKIVDRDPGLSSQAHRRLLNEVIDKFADNVDWLFQS from the coding sequence ATGGATAAGCCGGATAATTTACCCTCAACAAAAGACATGCCTCCAAAGTTTTTAGATAATGCAGCCGCAAGCTCATTAAAATATCCTGTGTCAAAGGTTAGGTTTGTGGGCCCCACAATAAAGAGTGCCCTTGAGAGGCTGGGTATAGAGACCGTTGGTGACCTGTTGTTCCATTTCCCGCATAGATATATAGACCTATCAAAGCGAAAAAAGATATCTGAGCTTAAAGTCGGTGAGAAGGCGACCATTGTGGGAGAAATACGGGAGGTAAAACTATGGAGGGGTCGAAGAGGCACGCGGGTTATAAATGTAAAAATATACGATGGAACCGGATATATTACTGGAACATGGTTTAACCAGGATTTTATAGCTAGGCGGCTTAAAAAGGGTATGCAGGTTACCTTGAGCGGCAAAGTCGAATATAAATACCAGGCGCTGCAGATTGAAAACCCGTTTTACGATGTCTTAAGCGAAAGAAACAGTGAGTCAATTCACTCTGGTCGAATTGTACCTATACATCCGGTGACACAGAGCTTGACTACGAATACCATGAGGCGGATTGTAAAAAACGCGCTTGATGATTTCGGCGATATTGATGATCCTCTACCCGACAGCGTAATCAAAGAGCACGGCCTTCTCCCAAAAGCGACAGCCCTGTCTGAGATACATTTTCCTTCAACCAGAGAACTACTAATAAAAGCCCGCACAAGATTCATTTTCGAAGAGCTTTTTCTTATGCAGGTTGGATTGGCAATAAGAAAAAAACGCGTAGAGAAGCAAATGAATGGTGCGTCACATAGAAGCGATGGTGAACTTTTGCGCCTCTTCTATAACATCCTTCCGTTTGAGTTAACCGGCGACCAGAGAAAGGCGATAAGCGAAATCCAAGCCGATATGGAAAAACCGTTCCCTATGAACCGCCTTCTGCAGGGTGAAGTAGGGTCAGGCAAAACAGTTGTTGCCTTGGCTGCACTTTTAACAGCCGTCCAGAGCGGCTACCAGGCAACCATGATGGCGCCAACTGAGATACTTGCCAGACAGCATTACCTTAAAATTAAAGATATATTGGATAAATTAGGCGTAAGTGTTGCTCTGCTAACTGGCGGCCTTAACTTAAAAGAGCGCACTTCGCTAGCAAAAGAAATATCAGATGGCGATATCGATATAGTAATTGGCACCCATGCCATCATTCAAGATTCAGTAGTTTTTAAGCGATTAGGTATTGTCGTTATTGACGAGCAACACCGCTTCGGTGTCGAGCAGCGCATTATCCTTAAAGAAAAGGGCTACTACCCGGATGTTCTGGTAATGAGTGCGACCCCGATACCAAGGACTCTTTCGCTTACGTTATACGGAGATTTAGATGTGTCTATCATCAGGGAGCTTCCTGGCAGCAAAAAGATAGGGGAAAATGTTGAAACAATCCACCTCGACGATGCAAACAGAGGGTTGGCATACGAAATAATAAGAACCGAAGTCGCCGGTGGCAGGCAGGCTTATATTGTTTGTCCATTAATAGAAGAATCTGATAAGTTAGAAGTCAAAGCTGTTATGGACGAGACAGATCGCCTAAGAAACGAGGTATTTCCCGATTTAAGAGTTGGTCTAATTCATGGTCGCATGAAATCAGTTGAAAAAGAATCGGTGATGAAGCAATTCAATGAAGGCAAGCTTGATATTCTAATATCAACAACAGTCATAGAGGTCGGGATAGATGTCCCAAATGCTACCGTAATGCTGATCGAGGATGCTGATAGGTTTGGTTTAGCACAGCTCCACCAACTCAGAGGGCGAATAGGGCGGGGCAAACGGAAGTCTTATTGCATACTTTTTGCGAACCCCTCAACAGAAGAAGGTAAAAAAAGGATAAAGGCGATTTGCAGCATAAAAAATGGCTTCCAGCTGGCTGAGGCCGATCTTCAAATAAGGGGAGAAGGCCAAATCTTTGGTACCCGCCAATCGGGCCTGCCTGATTTAAAAATTGCTAAATTGCCCCGCGACATTGAGATACTC
- a CDS encoding DegV family protein — protein MPRIAIVTDSTADMPLSFYEENDVEMVPLVVRFGNKSYKDWVEMPPETFYGLLRESEVLPKTSQPSVQEFIEAYKRHSDCDHIISIHISAKLSGTFQSAYIASQNVDLPVTVIDSKNASAGLGLIVKSLVQARSEGKGAGQMISIAERMANSIKDIFYVDTLKYLEMGGRIGKATALAGSILKIKPILTLDDGIVAPLRKVKGRKRAVSEIVSLVKAFCEGRRVNIGLAHADISSAIDEIELALKEADINSNVVIKSQIGSVIGTYVGPDAFAILVYKDDILADLPFF, from the coding sequence ATGCCAAGAATAGCAATTGTCACGGATAGCACGGCAGATATGCCGCTTTCGTTTTATGAGGAAAATGACGTGGAGATGGTGCCGCTCGTAGTACGATTTGGCAATAAGAGCTATAAAGACTGGGTTGAGATGCCGCCTGAAACATTTTACGGCCTGCTTAGAGAGTCAGAGGTTTTGCCTAAAACATCCCAACCATCGGTTCAAGAGTTTATCGAAGCTTATAAGAGGCACTCTGATTGCGATCATATCATATCCATTCACATATCCGCCAAATTAAGCGGCACATTTCAATCGGCATATATTGCTTCTCAAAACGTTGACCTGCCTGTGACCGTCATTGACAGTAAAAATGCAAGTGCTGGATTAGGGCTCATAGTTAAATCGCTCGTACAGGCAAGAAGCGAGGGAAAAGGCGCTGGTCAAATGATAAGTATTGCCGAGCGCATGGCAAATAGCATAAAAGATATCTTTTATGTCGATACCTTAAAGTATCTTGAGATGGGCGGACGAATCGGAAAAGCGACGGCTCTGGCAGGATCTATTTTGAAGATAAAGCCCATATTAACCCTTGATGATGGGATAGTGGCACCGCTTAGAAAAGTTAAGGGAAGGAAACGTGCAGTAAGCGAGATTGTCAGTTTAGTTAAGGCATTCTGTGAGGGTCGCAGGGTAAACATCGGATTGGCTCATGCAGATATCTCAAGCGCAATAGACGAGATCGAGTTGGCTCTAAAAGAAGCCGATATTAATAGTAACGTCGTCATAAAATCGCAAATTGGCAGCGTAATCGGTACCTACGTCGGCCCAGATGCTTTTGCAATCCTTGTTTATAAAGATGACATTTTGGCTGACCTCCCTTTCTTTTAA
- the yfcE gene encoding phosphodiesterase, which translates to MRIGLISDTHGDLEAWERALQFLKDIDFAIHAGDILSSGPFNPRGPSYKPLELAKAINAAPFPTIFAKGNCDAPVDSNAIAYPIQSPFAFVYAEGLRIMATHGDIYSEDKLIEIGTRYALDLIISGHTHVRSIKAAVGITLVNPGSASLPKGGEGDFPTIGLIEDRVIRLISLEDGTEVERASF; encoded by the coding sequence GTGAGGATAGGGTTAATTAGCGATACGCATGGTGACCTTGAGGCATGGGAGAGAGCGCTCCAATTTTTAAAGGATATCGATTTTGCCATCCATGCAGGAGATATATTAAGCAGCGGTCCCTTTAATCCAAGAGGGCCTTCCTATAAACCCCTTGAGCTGGCTAAAGCGATTAATGCCGCACCGTTTCCGACTATTTTTGCTAAAGGAAACTGCGATGCACCAGTAGATTCTAATGCAATTGCGTATCCCATACAGAGTCCGTTTGCATTCGTGTATGCAGAAGGCTTAAGAATAATGGCAACACACGGCGATATATACAGCGAGGATAAGCTGATTGAAATTGGAACCCGTTACGCATTGGATCTTATTATAAGCGGCCATACACACGTAAGAAGCATAAAAGCTGCTGTTGGTATTACTTTAGTTAACCCTGGAAGTGCTTCCTTGCCGAAAGGCGGTGAAGGTGACTTCCCAACTATTGGCCTTATTGAAGATAGGGTGATAAGGTTAATATCCCTAGAAGACGGAACCGAGGTAGAGCGCGCATCATTCTAA
- a CDS encoding DAK2 domain-containing protein, translated as MVQNNAILLLLEASLVALKNHEDEINKLNVFPVPDGDTGTNMAHTIQSVLNEVLKTDNASPKELSKAIIYGSLLGARGNSGVILSQIIKGFCEEIEKYDDFSASAIAKALGNASRVAYEAVKKPAEGTMLTVVNDMAAAAEKLSSNGMAPLDFISGVVDEGIKSVERTPFLLPVLKEAGVVDAGGYGLVVIAQGILSALKGESVNGQIAKKLDSASPAEKDILEEDFEFTYCTEFVLKSNGIDIKKLESKIDPLGDSTLVVGTPELTKVHIHTNDPGLVIQIATSMGSITDVQINNIVEQSRARSEAIKAGDGQHNIVNSPATGIGVVAVANGSGVKDILLNLGVDRIVNGGQSMNPSAADILNAVNDIPSADIVLLPNNKNIILTAEQVSGLTNKNIAVIPTRSIPEAFAALLSFDKQASLTDNKNAMTAAFSKIKTGEVTCAIRDANNGDFKKHDFIGLFNGEIRSSGNDLLTTTCNLIEKMLAEDDEVITILAGDQVADNDTDILSMMIKERFPELELDIHRGDQPVYHFVIGIE; from the coding sequence TTGGTGCAAAATAATGCTATTTTATTGCTTTTAGAGGCTTCCCTTGTAGCGCTAAAAAACCATGAGGATGAAATAAATAAGCTGAATGTATTTCCAGTTCCAGATGGGGATACTGGAACTAATATGGCCCACACCATCCAGAGTGTCCTAAACGAGGTTTTAAAAACAGATAACGCATCTCCAAAAGAGCTATCCAAAGCAATAATTTATGGTTCGCTTCTGGGAGCAAGAGGCAACTCAGGTGTTATACTTTCGCAAATCATTAAAGGATTTTGCGAGGAGATTGAGAAATATGACGATTTTTCTGCATCAGCCATAGCTAAAGCCCTCGGGAACGCGTCTAGGGTTGCTTATGAAGCTGTTAAAAAACCAGCTGAGGGAACCATGCTTACGGTTGTTAACGATATGGCCGCGGCGGCGGAGAAACTATCTAGTAATGGCATGGCTCCGCTTGATTTTATCAGCGGCGTTGTCGATGAAGGTATAAAATCAGTTGAGAGAACGCCATTTCTGCTGCCTGTACTAAAGGAAGCCGGAGTCGTAGATGCCGGCGGGTACGGGCTTGTTGTTATTGCCCAGGGAATCTTGTCTGCGCTCAAGGGTGAAAGTGTAAACGGCCAAATTGCCAAGAAGCTAGACAGCGCAAGCCCTGCCGAAAAAGATATCCTCGAGGAGGATTTTGAGTTTACCTACTGCACTGAGTTTGTTTTAAAAAGCAATGGAATAGACATTAAAAAACTTGAGAGCAAGATCGACCCTCTTGGCGACTCAACACTTGTCGTCGGAACCCCAGAACTCACCAAAGTACACATCCATACAAATGACCCAGGTTTGGTAATTCAGATTGCAACGAGCATGGGTTCGATAACCGATGTTCAGATAAACAACATCGTTGAACAATCAAGGGCACGCTCAGAGGCAATAAAAGCAGGGGATGGCCAACATAATATAGTGAATTCGCCTGCAACCGGAATTGGTGTTGTAGCGGTTGCAAACGGTAGCGGTGTTAAAGATATATTGCTTAACCTGGGCGTAGACCGAATTGTTAACGGTGGACAGAGCATGAACCCAAGTGCCGCCGACATCTTAAATGCCGTAAATGATATCCCGTCTGCCGATATCGTTTTACTTCCAAACAATAAAAACATTATCTTGACCGCAGAGCAAGTTTCCGGTCTGACAAATAAAAATATTGCAGTAATACCTACGAGATCGATACCTGAGGCTTTTGCGGCTCTCCTTTCATTCGATAAGCAAGCTTCTCTAACCGATAATAAAAATGCCATGACGGCAGCTTTTTCTAAAATAAAAACCGGTGAAGTAACTTGCGCAATACGAGATGCTAATAATGGCGATTTTAAGAAACATGATTTTATAGGCCTATTTAACGGTGAAATAAGGTCAAGCGGGAACGATTTACTCACAACAACGTGCAATCTTATTGAAAAGATGCTTGCCGAAGATGACGAAGTGATAACAATTCTTGCAGGCGACCAAGTAGCAGACAATGACACAGACATCTTAAGCATGATGATCAAAGAAAGGTTTCCTGAACTTGAGTTGGATATACACCGCGGTGACCAACCGGTATATCATTTTGTTATTGGTATTGAATAG
- the rpmB gene encoding 50S ribosomal protein L28, with translation MSRKCYVCGKGPMTGNNVSHSNRKTRRRFNPNLQKIRALIDGKPQNIYICTKDLKANKVTRLV, from the coding sequence ATGTCCAGGAAATGCTACGTATGCGGTAAAGGCCCGATGACCGGCAATAATGTAAGCCACTCCAACAGGAAGACACGTCGTAGGTTTAACCCTAACCTGCAAAAAATCCGTGCTCTCATCGACGGCAAACCGCAAAACATCTACATATGCACAAAAGACTTAAAGGCTAATAAAGTTACACGCTTGGTTTAA
- the thiD gene encoding bifunctional hydroxymethylpyrimidine kinase/phosphomethylpyrimidine kinase codes for MEIKKVIAIGGSDPSGGAGIQADIKTFIELGIYPYTALAAVTAQNSQGVRSYKVLTAKFLRDQLEAIIADGKVHGVKTGMLGSSENIMEIAYLVSEKMIENTVIDPVIKSNDGKMLISEAAISVLKKRLLPYCLMVTPNINEAGWLTGIKISSEDDFLRAAQAIKETGVEWVLIKGGHFEGDRALDLLYDGNNEYYFDAKKIKVGNVRGTGCMLASAICAYLVKGLKVYDAVDKAKAYVYNKIIKSVQLGKGSLQALH; via the coding sequence TTGGAAATCAAAAAAGTAATCGCTATAGGTGGGTCAGATCCTAGTGGGGGAGCAGGAATCCAAGCCGATATAAAGACATTTATAGAACTTGGCATTTATCCTTATACTGCTTTAGCAGCCGTCACGGCACAAAATAGCCAGGGCGTACGATCCTACAAAGTGCTTACCGCAAAATTTTTACGGGACCAGCTTGAAGCGATCATTGCTGATGGAAAAGTCCATGGCGTTAAAACTGGTATGCTTGGTAGCTCTGAAAATATAATGGAAATCGCCTACTTAGTAAGCGAAAAGATGATAGAAAATACTGTCATTGATCCCGTAATAAAATCAAACGATGGCAAGATGCTGATTTCTGAAGCGGCAATCTCAGTTCTAAAAAAGAGGCTCCTGCCGTATTGCCTCATGGTTACGCCGAACATAAATGAAGCCGGCTGGCTTACAGGCATTAAAATATCATCTGAAGATGATTTTCTAAGAGCTGCGCAGGCGATTAAAGAAACTGGGGTCGAGTGGGTGTTAATAAAAGGAGGACACTTTGAGGGCGACCGAGCCCTTGACCTGCTTTACGATGGTAATAACGAATATTATTTTGATGCTAAGAAGATCAAGGTAGGAAATGTTAGAGGCACAGGTTGCATGCTTGCTTCAGCAATATGTGCATACCTGGTTAAAGGATTGAAAGTATATGATGCTGTCGATAAAGCAAAGGCTTACGTGTATAATAAAATTATAAAATCCGTGCAGTTAGGCAAGGGAAGCTTGCAGGCACTTCATTAA
- the thiL gene encoding thiamine-phosphate kinase: MKVSDIGEFALIERIANIVEYEDKRVVLSIGDDTAVVKPTKLDYLLLTTDLLVEGVHFNPGTISAWQLGYKSVAVNISDIAAMGGIPDYGVVSLALNPETEVSFVEDLYRGMADISQKYNLRIVGGDVTKSDKLIINIALVGEVEEEYLCRRSDAQVEDVIMVTGELGASAAWLRLVLNPNLEPKIKGSKKLKRAHFLPEPRVNEARILAKSGIHAAEDISDGLASEIRHICEASSVGARLYLSKIPIAQGVEEVAKLTGERAIDIALAGGEDYELVFTAPKDAKMEIERALSKLSVKVTEIGEIVDMSHGITTVDWSGKEIPLETGGYTHF, from the coding sequence ATGAAGGTAAGCGATATAGGCGAGTTTGCTTTAATAGAGCGTATCGCAAACATAGTAGAATATGAAGACAAGCGTGTTGTCCTTAGCATAGGAGACGACACAGCAGTAGTTAAGCCAACCAAGCTTGACTATCTGCTTCTTACAACCGACTTGCTAGTGGAAGGCGTCCATTTCAACCCGGGCACAATATCTGCATGGCAGCTTGGTTACAAATCAGTGGCTGTTAACATAAGCGATATTGCTGCTATGGGCGGAATACCTGACTACGGCGTTGTCTCACTTGCGCTAAATCCCGAAACAGAAGTTTCATTTGTTGAGGATCTCTACCGGGGTATGGCCGATATCTCGCAAAAATATAATTTACGCATAGTAGGTGGCGACGTCACAAAGTCCGACAAACTTATAATAAACATAGCGTTGGTTGGAGAAGTTGAAGAAGAATATCTTTGCAGGAGAAGCGATGCGCAAGTCGAAGATGTTATTATGGTAACAGGCGAGCTTGGCGCGTCGGCTGCGTGGCTGCGCCTAGTTTTAAATCCCAATTTAGAACCTAAAATAAAAGGATCAAAGAAGTTAAAGAGAGCACATTTTCTTCCCGAGCCAAGAGTAAACGAGGCCAGGATTCTTGCTAAAAGCGGTATCCATGCGGCAGAAGATATAAGCGACGGACTTGCAAGTGAAATACGGCATATCTGTGAAGCCAGCTCTGTTGGGGCAAGGCTTTATTTGAGCAAAATTCCAATTGCACAAGGCGTCGAGGAAGTTGCTAAGCTTACCGGTGAACGAGCGATAGATATAGCTTTGGCTGGCGGTGAAGATTACGAGCTAGTTTTTACAGCGCCAAAAGATGCAAAGATGGAGATAGAAAGAGCACTCTCAAAACTTAGCGTAAAAGTAACTGAAATCGGAGAGATTGTAGACATGTCGCATGGGATAACGACTGTTGATTGGTCGGGTAAAGAGATTCCGCTTGAAACAGGTGGCTACACCCATTTCTAG